The nucleotide window AAGAGCTACACCCTCCAGATTCACATAAGGTTTGTACATAATAAATGTGAATATTCTTAATGCATTGTTGAACGGCAAGTATGGACATTCAGACATGTTTCTTCTTACATTCGTTCGTAATGCAAACATGGAAATCATTCAATATGATATATTATCACTTGGTGAGAGCCAGGCATGGAAGGTGGATTTTCAGATAGAAATGATCACTCGAAAACGCATAGCGGTTGTCGACGATGAAGCTGATATTCTTGAACTTATAGCCATACATCTTAATCGTGCCGGTTTCAGCGTTATTGAATTCGAAAATTCCACAGCCTTTCTTAATGCACTGAAGACTGATGTTCCAGATCTGGTTATCCTGGATCTTATGCTTCCGGACATCCATGGTACGGAAGTATGCCGGATGATTCGATCATCGGATTCCACATCACACCTGCCGATAATCATGCTTACAGCCATGGTGGATGAGTATGACAGAGTCGCCGGACTGGAAATGGGAGCTGATGATTACGTCTCAAAACCCTTCTCTCCCCGGGAGCTTGTAGCCAGAGTGAAAGCCGTACTGAGAAGAAGTATTGCGAAAACTCCAGACAGTGGTTCTATCATTGTAAATGATGCCATGATAATCGATACTGATAAATTCACAGTCCTGGTAAATGGAGTCAGAGCCGATCTTACATCCACCGAGTTCAAACTGCTGCAAACCCTGGCCAGAGCGAGGGGAAGGGTCTTCTCCCGCAGCAGACTTCTGGATATTCTGTGGCAGGGTGAGAAGTATGTAACCGAGCGTACAATAGATGTTCATGTTGCTCACCTGCGAAGCAAACTGGGTGAAACCGGAAACCTGATCGAAAACGTCAGGGGAATCGGATACAGACTTTCGGAGGGAAATTGAAAACCATTTTCGGAAGATCGTTCTCCGGATTTCTGGTGGTTATTCTTATTCTGGCAGTACTTGCTCCAATTCTTGTTTTCAATACGATAAAATCCAAGTTCAATACCCTTGCCATGTCGAATCTCACAAAAAGCGCCGAAGCGCTGGAATTTACTTTTGCTCCTCTGTTGGGGAGTAAACCCGAAGAACTTGATTCCATTGCTGACGAACTGGGCGGAAGATTGGATCTCAGGATTACACTTATAACAAGAGATGGCATCGTGCTTGCAGATTCTGACGAGCAGCCGGACAGTATGGAGAATCATAGAACAAGACCGGAAGTCATCTGTGCCTTCAACGGTATGGTTGGAACATCGTCCAGGTATAGCGAAACACTTGGCAGGGATATGTTGTACGTTGCTGTCCCGGTTGAGATTGGCGATTCGATTCCTGCGGTCATACGGACAAGTCTTTACTTATCTGACCAGAGATCCATTCTACAAGGGGTCATTTCAGATATGGCTATTGTCATGTTGGTAGTTCTTGTTGCAGGTCTGATTACTGCATGGTTCTTTTCCAGAAGTTTTGCCGATCCAATAAGGAATATTGCTGATGCGACACGGAAGGTTGAAGAGGGAGATTATTCCATTAGGATTGCTCCCTGTTCCGTCAGTGAACTCAGCAGGCTGGCTTCGGATATAAACGGAATGATATCCAGGACAGATGAACTCATTGAAGAACTGTCAGGCAAGAATACCAGTCTGGACGCGATACTGAAATCAGTTGTTGAGGGCCTGGTTGTTATTGACGCCGGAGGCATTGTGATAACGGCCAACAGGAGTTTTAGAAAAATGTCAGATGCCGGCGAACACGAAGAAGGATGCACATATCTTGAATTTATTTCAAACGGTGAATTCAGAGATTTCGTGGAGAAGGTTCTTAACAGCGGAACTGTTTCCGGTGAGGTATGTACCGGTGGAAACGTATTCTCAGCCAGGGCAGCCGGCATTCCTGAAACCGATCAGTTCGTTATCACATTCAGGAATATCACAGAGATAGTAGAAACCGAAAGGGTAAAAAAGGAGTTCTCTGATAACGCCTCCCATGAACTGAGAACCCCGCTTACATCAATAAAAGGTTATGGTGAAACCATCCTTGACAATCTTTCTGGCGAAGACAGGAAGTACATGGGAATCATTCTGAGAAACACTGACAGGCTTATCAGGATTGTAGACGATATCAGAATACTCTCTGAGTTGGAACATCCCATGACAACCCTGGATGTATCTGAAGTGAATCTGGGAGACGTTGTGAGCAATACAATTGAGCTCTTCAGAACCAGAGCTGAAGACAAGGGCCTTGATTTGATAATTGAGAAGGAAACTCACATTCCGGTTATCCGAGCGGACAGGTTCCGCATTGAGCAGGTTCTTATAAATCTTATCGATAACGCCGTCAGGTATACTTCCGCCGGAGCAGTCGCTGTAAGGATCGGGGCAAGGGGGCATTTCGTAACTGTCGTTGTTTCCGATACAGGGATAGGAATAGAAGAAGAACATCTTGTAAGGCTTTTTGAAAGGTTCTACGTGGTTGATAAAGCAAGATCAAGAAGCCGTGGTGGTACAGGGCTCGGCCTTGCCATAGTGAAGCATATTGTAGCTCTTCACGGCGGATGGGTACGAGTATCAAGTACACCGGGATCGGGAACGATGTTCACGGTAGGTTTGCCGGTGAAATGAACTCCAGCCTAATCGGGTTGACCTGTACTATCGATAACTGAGCTGGTTCATGCTCGATGTACATTCAGATATTTACTTGTCCTGCACAGGCAGCGTGATTGCTCCGGTTGCGATCTTCTGCAATATCTCGGCAAAGAACGTGTGTTCTCGTTTGAGGATTCGAGCAGCTAGAGTCTTTGGAGTGTCCGTAGGTTCGACCGGGACACAGGCCTGAGCTATAATTTGCCCCGTGTCGTATTCCGCATCTACAACATGGATTGACACACCGCTTTCAGTTTCTCCGGCTGCTATGACCGCTTCATGAACATACATGCCGTACATTCCCTTGCCTCCGTATTTTGGAAGTAAGGCAGGATGGATATTGAGAATGCGTCCGGGGAATTGCGATAGAGTCCTACGTCCCAGTTTCTTCATGTATCCCGCCAGTACAACGATGTCCACCTTATGCTTCAGCAGCGCGTCAAGAATCGCCTGATCAAGCTCCCCGGGCTCAGTATGTGTTTTTGCGCTAAGATGGTAACAGGGGATACCCTCATGTTTTGCGCGGGAAATTGCGCCGGATCTGTTATTGTTACTTATAACTACCGCAGGCTCAGCCTGAAGAACACCGGACCTGCATGCGTCAATTATTGCCTGCATGTTACTCCCGTTATGCGAAGCTAAAAATCCGATGTTCATGGTTCTCCTTTTGATGTAGACGTGTATATCAGTTGCTTATTCTTGCAAGTAGTAAAGAAAGTAAACTGCATTTTATTATGTAATTATGGTGTTCCTGCGAATTCTATCAGGTTGCCGTCTGGGTCAACAATCTTGAACAAGGCAAAAGTTGGTGCAAATTCCTGATATTCCTCCACAACCTTGACCCCTGAGAATTTCAGTACCTCGTAGGTCTGTTTAACACTATCTGTTTCAAAACATGGACTGAACTCTGAATACTCTTTTAATTCGGACGTCCGCTTTTTGCGTCCTGCTTCTATATATAACGTGACATCACCTGATTGCAAGAGAATGCCAGGAGACATTTCTTCTCCCGCTTCAAATCCAAGTTGTTCAGTATAGAATGCTTTTGACTTATCAAGATCGGTGACGTAGATGGTAAGTGTATTTATAGATTTTACGTTTACTTTTGACATTTGTTTTCCTTTCACATAACGGTTGCGCTCAGCGGCGAGTAATCCAGCGACCGCTGAAGCGCGGGTTAGGATGCCCCTTCCCTACGATACGCGTCGAGAGCGAACAGAGGATCATACTGTCCCTTAGAGTAGTTGACATACCCAGTAGTATGAAGCTATCCTCTTTATTGGAACTATCTGGGTCCTGAATAATTCTAGCAAACCCATAGGTAAAAGCAATGACTGCTCTGGGTCGGAATGGGCCGTGGGTTAAAAACCTCCGGCTACCCGATTCGATTTCTACCTGTATACGTTTTTCCTGTGTCTGGCTCTGACTACACAGACAATGAGTATAAGGTGTAATCAGCCCGTTCGAAGATCTGTAATTCAACGGATATTCCCTTAAATCTCGAATCTTAACAGAAGCTTAACAAAAAGCAGACATTTCCTTAACAAATGGAATCAATTTTACCCCCGTGTAACTTGTAACCGTAATGCAAACCTTAATAAGGGGGTATTTGAATGAACGTAATGAAGTACGTTCTAATCGTTTCTATCCTTGCCGGGTCAGTATTCGCTTCTGGAGAATTCGCCACCGGTGGTGCTGAACTCCTGAAATTCAAGGGATACGTGATCTCCGATCTTTACATTTATGGAGAGGAAGACGCCGATCCCGACATGGGATTTGATGTTATCGCATGCATGGAATGGCTGCCGACTCTTAATGAATGGCTTGATGCCAAAATAGCATTCAAAGCCAAACCCACTAAATATGAAGGTGAATACGAAGACCTCAGTCTTACTACCGAGGACATCGTTGCCAACCTGCACTTCGATGAAAGCATTACATTCACCATGGGTCAGTTCAAGAGGCCCTTTGGCTATAACTATACCCGTTCCGGCAGCAGCATGTACTTCCTCAGCCGGGCTGTACTTACGGACGGAAGTGAATTCAAGA belongs to Candidatus Aegiribacteria sp. and includes:
- a CDS encoding response regulator transcription factor, with the translated sequence MITRKRIAVVDDEADILELIAIHLNRAGFSVIEFENSTAFLNALKTDVPDLVILDLMLPDIHGTEVCRMIRSSDSTSHLPIIMLTAMVDEYDRVAGLEMGADDYVSKPFSPRELVARVKAVLRRSIAKTPDSGSIIVNDAMIIDTDKFTVLVNGVRADLTSTEFKLLQTLARARGRVFSRSRLLDILWQGEKYVTERTIDVHVAHLRSKLGETGNLIENVRGIGYRLSEGN
- a CDS encoding HAMP domain-containing protein; its protein translation is MKTIFGRSFSGFLVVILILAVLAPILVFNTIKSKFNTLAMSNLTKSAEALEFTFAPLLGSKPEELDSIADELGGRLDLRITLITRDGIVLADSDEQPDSMENHRTRPEVICAFNGMVGTSSRYSETLGRDMLYVAVPVEIGDSIPAVIRTSLYLSDQRSILQGVISDMAIVMLVVLVAGLITAWFFSRSFADPIRNIADATRKVEEGDYSIRIAPCSVSELSRLASDINGMISRTDELIEELSGKNTSLDAILKSVVEGLVVIDAGGIVITANRSFRKMSDAGEHEEGCTYLEFISNGEFRDFVEKVLNSGTVSGEVCTGGNVFSARAAGIPETDQFVITFRNITEIVETERVKKEFSDNASHELRTPLTSIKGYGETILDNLSGEDRKYMGIILRNTDRLIRIVDDIRILSELEHPMTTLDVSEVNLGDVVSNTIELFRTRAEDKGLDLIIEKETHIPVIRADRFRIEQVLINLIDNAVRYTSAGAVAVRIGARGHFVTVVVSDTGIGIEEEHLVRLFERFYVVDKARSRSRGGTGLGLAIVKHIVALHGGWVRVSSTPGSGTMFTVGLPVK
- the purN gene encoding phosphoribosylglycinamide formyltransferase, with the protein product MNIGFLASHNGSNMQAIIDACRSGVLQAEPAVVISNNNRSGAISRAKHEGIPCYHLSAKTHTEPGELDQAILDALLKHKVDIVVLAGYMKKLGRRTLSQFPGRILNIHPALLPKYGGKGMYGMYVHEAVIAAGETESGVSIHVVDAEYDTGQIIAQACVPVEPTDTPKTLAARILKREHTFFAEILQKIATGAITLPVQDK
- a CDS encoding VOC family protein, which codes for MSKVNVKSINTLTIYVTDLDKSKAFYTEQLGFEAGEEMSPGILLQSGDVTLYIEAGRKKRTSELKEYSEFSPCFETDSVKQTYEVLKFSGVKVVEEYQEFAPTFALFKIVDPDGNLIEFAGTP